One genomic window of Arthrobacter caoxuetaonis includes the following:
- a CDS encoding UDP-phosphate glycosyltransferase, translated as MALAVPVAVSFLASLLLPFAFIPLLRRLGVVDVPNERSSHTKVVIRGVGATIAAGVLLGLGTALLTGYVAVDRSLVLILIAVVASAALLGWVEDFRGLSIKTRFTGQLLIGAAATAALAAALGQSYWWVPAGMLVIAGYINVANFMDGVNGISGLHGMVVGILYAASGALSGQVWLIAAGAVIAAAFAAFLPWNLGRGSVFMGDVGSYLLGASIAGTAVAALLAGVYVEYLLFPILIYLVDTFTTLMRRIRRGERWYAAHRQHVYQRLTDAGLSHVQSASVVTACTVLIGATGLVTGGSGWGTTAAGTVFVVAVAVLYLASPKLLAAMRGRTRA; from the coding sequence ATGGCTTTGGCCGTACCCGTCGCTGTTTCCTTCCTGGCCAGCCTGCTGCTGCCGTTTGCCTTCATCCCGCTGCTCCGCCGCCTCGGGGTGGTGGACGTTCCCAATGAACGCTCCTCACACACCAAGGTGGTGATCCGGGGAGTCGGCGCCACGATTGCGGCCGGCGTCCTGCTTGGCCTCGGGACCGCGCTGCTGACGGGCTATGTTGCCGTTGACCGGTCCCTGGTGCTGATCCTCATCGCCGTCGTCGCCTCCGCCGCACTGCTGGGCTGGGTCGAGGACTTCCGGGGCCTGTCCATCAAGACGCGTTTCACGGGACAGCTGCTGATCGGTGCTGCGGCGACCGCTGCGCTGGCTGCGGCCCTGGGGCAAAGCTACTGGTGGGTGCCGGCGGGAATGCTGGTCATAGCCGGGTACATCAACGTCGCCAACTTCATGGACGGGGTGAACGGTATCTCCGGCCTGCATGGAATGGTGGTCGGGATCCTGTACGCGGCAAGCGGAGCCCTGTCCGGGCAGGTCTGGCTGATCGCGGCCGGTGCCGTGATCGCTGCGGCCTTTGCGGCGTTCCTGCCTTGGAACCTCGGGCGCGGGTCGGTGTTCATGGGCGACGTCGGAAGCTACCTGCTCGGTGCTTCCATCGCCGGTACCGCTGTTGCCGCGCTGCTGGCCGGAGTCTACGTCGAGTACCTGCTCTTCCCGATCCTGATCTACCTCGTGGACACCTTCACCACCCTGATGCGCCGGATCCGGCGGGGCGAACGATGGTATGCCGCCCACCGCCAGCATGTGTACCAGCGGCTGACCGATGCCGGCCTGAGCCACGTCCAGTCTGCGTCGGTCGTCACCGCCTGCACTGTCCTGATTGGCGCAACAGGCCTGGTTACCGGCGGGTCCGGCTGGGGGACCACTGCGGCCGGAACCGTCTTCGTCGTGGCTGTCGCTGTCCTGTACCTCGCGTCCCCGAAGCTGCTGGCCGCCATGCGCGGCCGGACCCGGGCGTGA